From Streptomyces fungicidicus, one genomic window encodes:
- a CDS encoding exodeoxyribonuclease III — protein sequence MLTVTSVNVNGLRAAAKKGFVEWLAGTSADVLCLQEVRAEAKQLPETVREPEGWHVVHAPAAAKGRAGVSLYTRREPDRVRVGFGSAEFDTAGRYVEVDLPGVTVASLYLPSGEVGTERQDEKMRFMGEFLAHLKGLRERAAADGREVVVCGDWNIAHEKADLKNWRGNTKSSGFLPEEREWLSRVLDPADGGYVDVVRALHPDVDGPYSWWSYRGRAFDNDTGWRIDLAVATPGLAGRAVKAYVERAATHAERWSDHAPVTVVFERAAG from the coding sequence ATGCTCACTGTGACCTCCGTCAACGTCAATGGACTGCGGGCCGCCGCCAAGAAGGGATTCGTGGAGTGGCTGGCCGGGACCTCCGCCGATGTGCTGTGTCTGCAGGAGGTGCGGGCGGAGGCGAAGCAGCTGCCGGAGACCGTGCGGGAGCCCGAGGGGTGGCATGTCGTGCACGCGCCGGCCGCCGCCAAGGGGCGTGCGGGGGTGTCCCTGTACACCCGGCGTGAGCCCGACCGGGTGCGTGTGGGGTTCGGGTCGGCGGAGTTCGACACGGCCGGGCGGTACGTGGAGGTCGACCTGCCCGGTGTGACCGTCGCCTCGCTGTATCTGCCCTCGGGGGAGGTCGGGACCGAGCGGCAGGACGAGAAGATGCGGTTCATGGGCGAGTTCCTCGCCCATCTCAAGGGGCTGCGGGAGCGTGCCGCCGCCGACGGGCGCGAGGTCGTCGTCTGCGGGGACTGGAACATCGCCCACGAGAAGGCCGACCTGAAGAACTGGCGCGGGAACACCAAGAGCTCCGGGTTCCTGCCGGAGGAGCGGGAGTGGCTCTCCCGGGTGCTCGACCCGGCGGACGGCGGATACGTCGACGTGGTGCGGGCGCTGCACCCGGACGTGGACGGACCGTACTCCTGGTGGTCCTACCGGGGACGGGCCTTCGACAACGACACCGGATGGCGGATCGACCTGGCCGTCGCGACGCCCGGGCTCGCGGGCCGTGCGGTGAAGGCCTACGTCGAGCGCGCCGCCACACACGCCGAGCGCTGGTCGGACCACGCGCCGGTGACGGTCGTCTTCGAGCGGGCGGCCGGCTGA
- a CDS encoding TetR/AcrR family transcriptional regulator: MNEVATTRRSRITPEREAELYRAVLDLLREVGYDAVTMDAVAARTRSSKATLYRQWGGKAELVVRAMRSQKPGGIADIDTGTLRGDLHAIAGREDDCVMAQNAALMRALAMAVHQNDDLRQAFKDLLVEPEMEEFRRMIRRAVDRGEIRPDNPALDFMVHMLVGAFATRTLIDDLPPTQAFLTSYIDAVVLPALGVPPH; this comes from the coding sequence ATGAACGAAGTAGCGACGACGCGTCGCAGCCGGATCACCCCCGAGCGCGAGGCCGAGCTGTACCGGGCCGTGCTCGACCTGCTCCGCGAGGTCGGGTACGACGCCGTGACCATGGACGCCGTGGCCGCCCGCACCCGGTCCAGCAAGGCCACCCTCTACCGCCAGTGGGGCGGCAAGGCCGAGCTGGTGGTGAGAGCGATGCGCAGCCAGAAGCCCGGCGGCATCGCCGACATCGACACCGGCACCCTCCGCGGCGACCTGCACGCCATCGCAGGGCGCGAGGACGACTGCGTCATGGCGCAGAACGCGGCGCTGATGCGGGCCCTGGCCATGGCGGTGCACCAGAACGACGATCTCCGCCAGGCGTTCAAGGACCTCCTGGTCGAACCGGAGATGGAGGAGTTCCGGCGGATGATCCGGCGGGCGGTCGACCGGGGCGAGATCCGCCCGGACAACCCGGCGCTGGACTTCATGGTGCACATGCTCGTCGGCGCGTTCGCCACCCGGACGCTGATCGACGACCTGCCGCCCACTCAGGCGTTCCTCACCTCGTACATCGACGCCGTGGTGCTCCCCGCCCTCGGCGTGCCCCCTCACTGA
- a CDS encoding flavin-containing monooxygenase: MAEHEHEHVRVAVVGSGFGGLGAAVRLRREGITDFVVLERAGSVGGTWRDNSYPGCACDVPSHLYSFSFAPNPDWPRSFSGQQHIRAYLEHVTDVFGLRPHIRLDSEVKRMVWDTERLRWDIETSSGHLSADVVVSATGPLSEPKLPDVPGLDTFPGKVFHSAQWDHDYDLRGKRVAMVGTGASAIQIVPAVQPLVSRLTLFQRTPAWVLPRVDRPISAAERALHRRLPFTTKMRRGLLWGVRELQVQAFTKHPGELGFVEQLAKRNMGRAIKDPALRAALTPDYRIGCKRILLSSTYYPALARPNVDVVASGLSEVRGSTVVGADGTEAEVDAIVFGTGFHVTDMPIAERVVGAEGKTLAESWAGGMQALRGAAAAGFPNWMTIIGPNTGLGNSSMILMIESQLNYLADYLRQLDVLGGRVALDARPSAVRAWNHRVQERMKRTVWNTGGCTSWYLDESGRNTTIWPGTTSEFRRETRRVDLAEYAVLRASAGSPAATAGESAGVTA; the protein is encoded by the coding sequence ATGGCCGAGCACGAGCACGAACACGTACGGGTGGCGGTGGTCGGGTCGGGATTCGGCGGGCTCGGGGCCGCCGTGCGGCTGCGACGCGAGGGGATCACCGACTTCGTCGTCCTGGAGCGGGCGGGCAGCGTCGGCGGCACCTGGCGCGACAACAGCTATCCCGGCTGCGCCTGCGACGTGCCGTCGCACCTGTACTCCTTCTCCTTCGCGCCCAATCCCGACTGGCCCCGCTCCTTCTCCGGGCAGCAGCACATCCGCGCCTACCTCGAGCACGTCACCGACGTCTTCGGGCTGCGGCCCCACATCCGCCTCGACTCGGAGGTGAAGCGGATGGTGTGGGACACCGAGCGGCTGCGGTGGGACATCGAGACCAGCAGCGGCCACCTCAGCGCCGACGTGGTGGTGTCCGCCACCGGCCCGCTGTCCGAGCCCAAACTGCCGGACGTCCCCGGCCTCGACACCTTCCCCGGCAAGGTGTTCCACTCCGCCCAGTGGGACCACGACTACGACCTGCGCGGCAAGCGGGTCGCCATGGTCGGCACCGGGGCGTCGGCGATCCAGATCGTGCCGGCCGTCCAGCCGCTCGTGTCACGGCTGACGCTCTTCCAGCGCACGCCCGCCTGGGTGCTGCCCCGCGTCGACCGGCCCATCAGCGCCGCCGAGCGCGCACTGCACCGCAGGCTGCCCTTCACCACCAAGATGCGGCGCGGACTGCTCTGGGGCGTAAGGGAGTTGCAGGTCCAGGCGTTCACCAAGCACCCCGGCGAGCTCGGCTTCGTCGAGCAGCTGGCCAAGCGCAACATGGGCCGCGCCATCAAGGACCCGGCCCTGCGCGCCGCACTCACCCCCGACTACCGCATCGGCTGCAAGCGGATCCTGCTGTCGAGCACGTACTACCCGGCGCTCGCCCGGCCCAACGTGGACGTCGTCGCGAGCGGCCTGAGCGAGGTGCGCGGGTCGACCGTCGTCGGCGCCGACGGCACCGAGGCCGAGGTCGACGCGATCGTGTTCGGGACCGGGTTCCACGTGACCGACATGCCCATCGCCGAGCGGGTGGTCGGCGCGGAGGGGAAGACCCTCGCCGAGAGCTGGGCGGGCGGCATGCAGGCCCTGCGCGGCGCCGCGGCCGCCGGGTTCCCCAACTGGATGACGATCATCGGGCCCAACACCGGCCTCGGGAACTCCTCCATGATCCTCATGATCGAGTCCCAGCTGAACTACCTGGCCGACTACCTGCGCCAGCTGGACGTGCTCGGCGGCCGGGTCGCCCTCGACGCCCGCCCCAGCGCCGTACGCGCCTGGAACCACCGGGTGCAGGAGCGGATGAAGCGCACGGTGTGGAACACCGGCGGCTGCACCAGCTGGTACCTCGACGAGAGCGGACGCAACACCACCATCTGGCCGGGCACCACGAGCGAGTTCCGGCGGGAGACCCGGCGCGTGGACCTCGCCGAGTACGCCGTGCTGCGGGCGTCCGCCGGCTCCCCGGCCGCCACCGCCGGGGAGAGCGCCGGGGTGACCGCGTGA
- a CDS encoding alpha/beta fold hydrolase, protein MSRLTHVGSGPYAPPAAARELTALSADGARLHVEVHGPDGAPAVVLAHGWTCSTAFWAAQIRDLSADHRVIAYDQRGHGRTPASPACSTEALADDLEAVLTATLGPGERAVIAGHSMGGMTVMAAATRPAFRAHAAAVLLCSTGSSRLVAESTVLPLRPGRLRTWLTGRILGSRAPLGPVTPLARRILRYGTMGPASAPDMVEACARIVHACPRAVRHSWSHVLDRLDLDDGVRQLRVPVEIVAGADDRLTPPVHARAIAAALPHCVGVTELPGVGHMTPVEAPGQVTRRIRDLAAAHIHAAPAEESA, encoded by the coding sequence GTGAGCCGCCTCACCCACGTCGGCTCCGGGCCGTACGCCCCGCCCGCCGCCGCCCGCGAACTGACCGCGCTCTCCGCCGACGGCGCCCGGCTGCACGTCGAGGTGCACGGCCCCGACGGGGCGCCCGCCGTCGTCCTCGCCCACGGCTGGACCTGCTCGACCGCCTTCTGGGCGGCGCAGATCCGCGACCTCTCCGCCGACCACCGGGTCATCGCCTACGACCAGCGCGGCCACGGACGCACCCCGGCGAGCCCGGCGTGCAGCACCGAGGCGCTCGCCGACGACCTCGAGGCCGTCCTCACCGCCACCCTCGGCCCTGGCGAACGGGCCGTGATCGCCGGGCACTCCATGGGCGGGATGACGGTGATGGCCGCCGCCACCAGACCCGCGTTCCGCGCGCACGCGGCGGCCGTGCTGCTGTGCAGCACGGGCAGCTCGCGGCTGGTCGCCGAGTCGACGGTGCTGCCGCTGCGGCCGGGCCGGCTGCGGACCTGGCTGACCGGGCGCATACTCGGCTCCCGCGCCCCGCTCGGACCGGTCACGCCGCTCGCCCGCCGGATACTCAGGTACGGCACGATGGGACCCGCCTCGGCCCCGGACATGGTCGAGGCCTGCGCCCGTATCGTGCACGCCTGTCCGCGGGCGGTGCGCCACTCCTGGTCGCACGTGCTCGACCGGCTCGATCTCGACGACGGCGTACGGCAGTTGCGGGTGCCGGTGGAGATCGTCGCCGGCGCCGACGACCGGCTCACCCCGCCCGTGCACGCCCGGGCGATCGCCGCGGCGCTGCCCCACTGCGTCGGCGTCACCGAACTGCCCGGCGTCGGCCACATGACGCCCGTCGAGGCGCCCGGCCAGGTCACCCGGAGGATCCGGGACCTCGCCGCCGCCCACATCCACGCCGCACCCGCCGAGGAGAGCGCATGA
- a CDS encoding NUDIX hydrolase — MRTPRRAARVAVLDPDGAVFMFRYDNDEVGVHWALPGGGMEPGETPGQAARRELREETGWDDIALDGTLLCRWEHDFTRAGVPVRQSEHIFLAAGPRRDPEGDLLALHAEEGILRWRWWSPRELAGATEQLWPPRLPELLADVRRNGPPVTPVDLGYVGNA; from the coding sequence ATGCGGACGCCCCGGCGGGCCGCCCGGGTCGCCGTGCTGGATCCGGACGGCGCCGTCTTCATGTTCCGGTACGACAACGACGAGGTCGGCGTCCACTGGGCGCTGCCCGGCGGGGGCATGGAGCCGGGGGAGACGCCCGGGCAGGCCGCGCGGCGGGAGCTGCGCGAGGAGACCGGGTGGGACGACATCGCGCTCGACGGCACCCTGCTGTGCCGGTGGGAGCACGACTTCACCCGGGCCGGAGTGCCGGTGCGGCAGAGCGAGCACATCTTCCTCGCCGCCGGACCGCGCCGTGACCCCGAGGGCGACCTCCTCGCCCTGCACGCCGAGGAGGGCATCCTGCGGTGGCGGTGGTGGTCGCCCCGGGAGCTGGCCGGTGCCACCGAGCAGCTGTGGCCGCCGCGGCTGCCGGAGCTGCTGGCCGACGTCCGCCGGAACGGACCGCCGGTGACACCCGTCGACCTCGGGTACGTGGGGAACGCCTAG
- a CDS encoding SDR family oxidoreductase — protein sequence MSRVDLEGKVAVVTGAARGVGELMARKLSARGVRVALVGLEPDALKDVCARLHSDSDHWHADVTDHEAMARVAEEVRERFGRVDIVVANAGVATGGPFADSDPESWRRVIEVNLVGSAVTARAFLPLLTESRGYLLQIASLAALTPAPMMTAYCASKSGVEAYAHALRAEVGHRGVKVGVGYLSWTDTDMVRGADQDDVMRELRQRLPWPSNKTYPLGPAVDRLVAGVERRASHVYGQWWLRGMQGVRGALPGIIGTVGQREMRRFGDRLTGLRTGLVGAGGNADEQHRNTVRN from the coding sequence ATGAGCAGGGTAGATCTCGAGGGAAAGGTCGCCGTCGTCACCGGAGCGGCGCGCGGCGTGGGGGAGTTGATGGCCCGCAAGCTCTCCGCGCGCGGGGTGAGGGTGGCGCTGGTCGGGCTGGAGCCGGACGCGCTGAAGGACGTCTGCGCGCGGCTGCACAGCGACAGCGACCACTGGCACGCGGACGTCACCGACCACGAGGCGATGGCCCGGGTCGCCGAGGAGGTCCGGGAGCGGTTCGGCCGGGTGGACATCGTGGTCGCCAACGCCGGTGTGGCGACGGGCGGTCCGTTCGCCGACTCCGATCCGGAGTCCTGGCGGCGGGTGATCGAGGTGAACCTGGTCGGATCGGCGGTCACCGCGCGGGCGTTCCTGCCGCTGCTCACCGAGAGCCGGGGCTATCTGCTGCAGATCGCCTCCCTCGCCGCGCTCACCCCGGCGCCGATGATGACGGCGTACTGCGCCTCCAAGTCCGGTGTGGAGGCGTACGCGCACGCGCTGCGGGCCGAGGTCGGGCACCGGGGCGTGAAGGTGGGCGTCGGGTATCTGTCGTGGACCGACACCGACATGGTGCGCGGGGCCGACCAGGACGACGTGATGCGGGAGTTGCGGCAGCGGCTGCCGTGGCCGTCGAACAAGACCTACCCGCTGGGCCCCGCGGTGGACCGGCTCGTGGCCGGCGTCGAACGGCGGGCGAGCCATGTCTACGGGCAGTGGTGGCTGCGCGGGATGCAGGGCGTGCGCGGAGCCCTGCCGGGGATCATCGGGACCGTCGGCCAGCGGGAGATGCGGCGCTTCGGGGACCGGCTCACCGGCCTCCGCACGGGACTGGTCGGGGCGGGCGGGAACGCCGACGAACAGCACCGGAACACGGTCCGTAACTGA
- a CDS encoding S41 family peptidase: MTYLRLPHLKDDLLCFVAEDDLWLAPLDRPGRAWRLTADRTKLGHPRFSPDGRHIAYTSWRSLDPEVHLVPVDGGPGRRLTYWGSSDTRVCGWAPPDDGGHAEILAVASHGEPFSYFTWAYKLGPDGSPGRKLPWGPVSDIQVADVAGERRSLLLTGTPPHEPASWKRYRGGATGRLWLHGHRLLDGLDGHLHSPMFVGGRIAFLSDHEGVGNLYSCAYDGTGLRRHTDHDAFYARHASSDGTRVVYQCAGDLWMVDDLSPGAVPHRLDVTPGGSRSGRRPYQVPAARHLDGISVDETGRASAVVVRGSLYWLTHRDGPARILTDTPGVRVRLPEMLGAGDRVAYVTDAEGDDAVEIASLPRATGQRDPRRLARGRLGRVLEMVADPEGQRLAVAAHDGRLLLVPTDEPADGTEGEVTELARSVNGPVRDLAFSPDGAWLAWSHPGIGRSLRQIKLARIEDRTVLDVTNGRFEDENPVFTRDGRYLAFLSWRGFDPVYDVHTGDLSFPLGCRPYLVPLSSATPSPFALSPEGRPAAGGLDPVEREEAEEGAEGATVAVEAEGLENRVTPFPVTASKYSGLYPVAGCGLVWLRWPISGALGETFVNPDDTSGRPALEHFDIGKAKRTELVSDLDFFAVSGDGSRLVVVDEGELRAVPATESGDSDSTVWIDARRILHQADPAAEWRQAYAEAGRLIRAYFWEPDMCGIDWDAVLEQYRPLVERVASPDEFADLLREVLGELGTSHAYVTAARRNEGPPHYQRRQGLLGANLVPREEGWTVKRILPGDSSDSRARSPLAGTGIREGAVLTHVDGRPVDPVAGPYPLLAGAGGTTVELTFVPAGAAGPPRRVAVVPLVDETPLRYQDWVAKRREVVRELSDGQCGYLHIPDMGGSGWAQFNRDVRMEMSRPALIVDVRGNAGGHISELVVEKLTRTIIGWDLTRDAQPVSYASNAPRGPVVALADEATSSDGDMITAAFKLLQLGPVVGQRTWGGVVGMTGRHQLGDGTVITVPMNAAWFDAYGWSVENKGVAPDLEALRTPLDWAEGRYAVLDDAVRLALELLESNAPATPPTYRDVPDRSRPRLPPRA; encoded by the coding sequence GTGACCTATCTGCGTCTGCCGCACCTCAAGGACGACCTGCTGTGCTTCGTGGCGGAGGACGACCTGTGGCTCGCCCCGCTCGACCGCCCGGGCCGCGCCTGGCGGCTCACCGCCGACCGCACCAAACTCGGACACCCCCGCTTCTCCCCCGACGGCCGGCACATCGCGTACACGAGCTGGCGCAGCCTCGACCCCGAGGTGCACCTCGTCCCGGTGGACGGCGGACCGGGGCGGCGCCTCACCTACTGGGGCAGCAGCGACACCCGGGTCTGCGGCTGGGCGCCCCCCGACGACGGCGGCCACGCCGAGATCCTCGCCGTCGCCTCGCACGGCGAGCCCTTCTCCTACTTCACCTGGGCCTACAAGCTCGGCCCCGACGGCAGCCCGGGCCGCAAGCTGCCCTGGGGCCCGGTCTCCGACATCCAGGTCGCCGACGTCGCCGGGGAGCGCAGGTCACTGCTGCTCACCGGCACCCCGCCGCACGAACCGGCCTCCTGGAAGCGCTACCGGGGCGGCGCCACCGGCAGGCTGTGGCTGCACGGGCACCGGCTGCTCGACGGCCTCGACGGCCATCTGCACTCCCCCATGTTCGTCGGCGGGCGGATCGCCTTCCTCTCCGACCACGAGGGCGTCGGCAACCTCTACTCGTGCGCGTACGACGGCACCGGCCTGCGCCGTCACACCGACCACGACGCCTTCTACGCCAGGCACGCCTCCAGCGACGGCACCCGGGTCGTCTACCAGTGCGCCGGCGACCTGTGGATGGTGGACGACCTGTCCCCCGGCGCCGTCCCGCACCGCCTCGACGTGACGCCGGGCGGCAGCCGCTCCGGGCGGCGCCCCTACCAGGTGCCGGCCGCCCGGCACCTCGACGGGATCTCGGTCGACGAGACCGGCCGCGCGAGCGCCGTCGTCGTGCGCGGCAGTCTGTACTGGCTCACCCACCGCGACGGCCCGGCCCGCATCCTCACCGACACCCCGGGCGTACGGGTCCGGCTGCCGGAGATGCTCGGCGCCGGCGACCGGGTTGCCTATGTGACGGACGCCGAGGGCGACGACGCCGTCGAGATCGCCTCGCTGCCCCGGGCCACCGGCCAGCGCGATCCCCGGCGGCTGGCCCGGGGCCGGCTGGGCCGGGTGCTGGAGATGGTGGCCGACCCGGAAGGGCAGCGGCTGGCCGTCGCCGCGCACGACGGCCGGCTGCTGCTCGTCCCGACCGACGAGCCGGCCGACGGCACGGAGGGCGAGGTCACCGAGCTGGCGCGGTCCGTCAACGGGCCGGTGCGCGACCTCGCCTTCTCCCCCGACGGGGCATGGCTGGCCTGGTCCCACCCCGGGATCGGCCGGTCGCTGCGGCAGATCAAACTCGCCCGGATCGAGGACCGCACGGTCCTCGACGTCACCAACGGCCGGTTCGAGGACGAGAACCCGGTCTTCACCCGGGACGGCCGCTATCTCGCCTTCCTGTCCTGGCGCGGCTTCGACCCGGTGTACGACGTGCACACCGGCGACCTGTCGTTCCCGCTGGGCTGCCGCCCCTATCTGGTGCCGCTGTCGTCCGCGACCCCCTCGCCGTTCGCCCTGAGCCCCGAGGGCCGTCCGGCCGCCGGCGGCCTGGACCCGGTCGAGCGCGAGGAGGCGGAGGAGGGCGCCGAGGGCGCCACGGTCGCCGTCGAGGCGGAGGGCCTGGAGAACAGGGTCACCCCCTTCCCGGTGACCGCCTCCAAGTACTCGGGCCTGTACCCGGTGGCGGGCTGCGGCCTGGTCTGGCTGCGCTGGCCGATCTCCGGCGCGCTCGGCGAGACCTTCGTCAACCCCGACGACACCAGCGGCCGGCCGGCCCTGGAGCACTTCGACATCGGCAAGGCGAAGAGGACCGAACTCGTCTCCGACCTGGACTTCTTCGCGGTGAGCGGCGACGGCTCCCGGCTGGTCGTGGTCGACGAGGGCGAACTGCGCGCGGTGCCCGCCACCGAGTCCGGCGACAGCGACTCCACGGTGTGGATCGACGCCCGCCGCATCCTCCACCAGGCCGACCCGGCGGCCGAGTGGCGCCAGGCGTACGCGGAGGCCGGGCGGCTGATCCGCGCCTACTTCTGGGAACCGGACATGTGCGGCATCGACTGGGACGCGGTCCTGGAGCAGTACCGCCCGCTGGTCGAACGCGTCGCCTCCCCCGACGAGTTCGCGGACCTGCTGCGCGAGGTCCTCGGCGAACTCGGCACCTCCCACGCCTATGTGACCGCCGCCCGCCGCAACGAGGGGCCCCCGCACTACCAGCGCCGGCAGGGACTGCTCGGCGCCAACCTGGTGCCCCGCGAGGAGGGCTGGACGGTCAAGCGGATCCTGCCCGGCGACTCCTCCGACTCCCGCGCCCGCTCCCCGCTGGCCGGCACCGGCATCCGCGAGGGCGCGGTCCTCACCCATGTCGACGGCCGCCCGGTGGACCCGGTCGCGGGCCCGTATCCGCTGCTCGCGGGCGCGGGCGGTACGACGGTGGAGCTGACGTTCGTGCCCGCCGGCGCCGCGGGCCCGCCCCGGCGGGTCGCCGTCGTCCCGCTGGTCGACGAGACGCCGCTGCGCTACCAGGACTGGGTGGCCAAACGCCGCGAGGTGGTGCGGGAGTTGAGCGACGGGCAGTGCGGCTATCTGCACATCCCCGACATGGGCGGCTCCGGCTGGGCCCAGTTCAACCGCGACGTGCGCATGGAGATGTCCCGTCCGGCGCTGATCGTGGACGTGCGCGGCAACGCCGGCGGCCACATCAGCGAACTCGTCGTGGAGAAGCTGACCCGCACCATCATCGGCTGGGACCTCACCCGGGACGCCCAGCCGGTGTCGTACGCCTCCAACGCCCCGCGGGGACCGGTCGTCGCGCTGGCGGACGAGGCGACCAGCTCCGACGGCGACATGATCACCGCCGCCTTCAAACTGCTCCAGCTGGGCCCGGTGGTGGGCCAGCGCACCTGGGGCGGCGTGGTCGGCATGACCGGCCGGCACCAACTCGGCGACGGCACGGTGATCACGGTGCCGATGAACGCGGCCTGGTTCGACGCGTACGGCTGGTCCGTGGAGAACAAGGGCGTGGCCCCGGACCTGGAGGCGCTGCGCACCCCGCTGGACTGGGCCGAGGGCCGCTACGCGGTGCTCGACGACGCGGTACGGCTCGCCCTGGAGCTGCTGGAGTCCAATGCCCCCGCCACTCCGCCGACTTACCGCGACGTCCCGGACCGCTCCCGGCCCCGGCTGCCGCCGCGGGCATGA
- a CDS encoding MerR family transcriptional regulator translates to MDELARLAGITVRTLRFYRERKLIPPPRREGRIAWYDDQHLARLRTITALLERGHTLNGIAELAEAFDHGRDVGDLLGMDNPTEETPVRLTPEELADHFSGEVTPENLAAALDLGYLGVDGEEIVHISRRLLDVSSALVREGIPLAEVLRTGAEARVHADALADLFAALILRHAPEETVHRLRPLARSVVDAELSLALDRRLRKPD, encoded by the coding sequence ATGGACGAGCTGGCCCGGCTGGCCGGCATCACCGTGCGCACCCTGCGCTTCTACCGCGAGCGCAAGCTGATTCCGCCACCCCGCAGGGAGGGCCGAATCGCCTGGTACGACGACCAGCACCTGGCCCGGCTGCGCACGATCACGGCGCTCCTGGAACGCGGCCACACCCTGAACGGCATAGCCGAACTCGCCGAGGCCTTCGACCACGGCCGGGACGTCGGCGACCTCCTCGGCATGGACAACCCCACCGAGGAGACCCCGGTCCGCCTCACCCCCGAGGAGCTCGCCGACCACTTCTCCGGAGAGGTCACCCCGGAGAACCTGGCCGCCGCGCTGGACCTCGGCTATCTCGGCGTCGACGGCGAGGAGATCGTCCACATCAGCCGGCGTCTGCTGGACGTCTCCTCCGCACTGGTCCGCGAGGGGATCCCGCTCGCGGAGGTGCTCCGCACCGGCGCGGAGGCCCGCGTCCACGCCGACGCCCTGGCCGACCTCTTCGCCGCCCTGATCCTGCGCCACGCCCCGGAGGAGACCGTCCACCGCCTGCGCCCCCTGGCCCGCAGCGTGGTCGACGCCGAACTCTCCCTGGCCCTGGACCGCCGCCTGCGCAAGCCTGACTAG
- a CDS encoding GNAT family N-acetyltransferase gives MDIRPVPYDHPDAVKLDSEVQAEYHVRYGDGGDATPMDPADFRPPNGVYLIAYDESGVPVASGGWRVQDANGEGNRDGDAELKRMYVIEQMRGRGLARRILAALEDDARAAGRVRMVLETGTKQPEAVALYASSGYEPCEKFGYYRFHADSLCYAKPL, from the coding sequence ATGGATATCCGCCCGGTCCCCTACGACCACCCCGACGCCGTGAAGCTGGACAGTGAGGTCCAGGCCGAGTACCACGTCCGCTACGGCGACGGCGGCGACGCCACCCCCATGGACCCCGCGGACTTCAGGCCCCCGAACGGCGTCTACCTGATCGCGTACGACGAGTCCGGCGTCCCCGTGGCCTCCGGAGGCTGGCGCGTCCAGGACGCCAACGGCGAGGGCAACCGGGACGGCGACGCCGAGCTCAAGCGCATGTACGTGATCGAGCAGATGCGCGGCCGCGGCCTGGCCCGCCGCATCCTGGCCGCCCTGGAGGACGACGCCCGCGCCGCCGGCCGCGTCCGCATGGTCCTGGAGACCGGCACGAAGCAGCCGGAGGCCGTCGCCCTGTACGCCTCCAGCGGCTACGAGCCCTGCGAGAAGTTCGGCTACTACCGCTTCCACGCCGACAGCCTCTGCTACGCCAAGCCCCTCTGA